The genomic stretch AGCCACTGACGTTGCCAATGCTGTTCTTGACGGCACAGACTGTGTAATGCTCAGTGGCGAAACAGCTGCAGGAGCTTATCCAGAACTCGCAGTTGCTACCATGGCAAAGATTTGTTTAGAAGCTGAGAGTACGATTGACTATGCTGATGCATTCAAGCGCATCATGGCAAATGCACCGGTCCCCATGAGCCCATTGGAGAGTCTTGCATCATCAGCTGTTCGGACAGCTAACTCAGCGAAAGCTGCTCTCATTTTGGTCCTAACTAGAGGAGGAAGTACTGCTAAGCTGGTTGCTAAATACAGGCCAGGCATGCCGATATTGTCCGTGGTGGTTCCTGAAATAAAGACAGATTCCTTCGATTGGTCATGCAGTGATGAATCTCCGGCTAGGCACAGCCTTATATTCAGGGGTCTGGTTCCGATTCTCTGTGCAGGATCTGCAAGGGCTTCTCATGAAGAGTCCACGGAGGAAGCACTGGAATTTTCTCTTCAGCATGCTAAAACAAAAGGTCTCTGCAAGGCCGGGGATGCTGTCGTGGCTCTTCACCGAATTGGAACGGCGTCTATCATCAAAATTGTCACTGTGAAGTGATTCTGAGATGACATGGGTTATTACCGGCGAACAAACCATCAAACTTTCTTACTccatatgttttgttttttttaaattctttttgTGTTGTTCACCACCTTTGACAGGGTGTTATTTTGAGTTTACACCCTGGAAATAAATGTGATTTGGCACATTTCAAACTCAGATATAAGAAATTTGTTAAGAGatgaaataaatataagtaATGCTGTTGTCATATCACCAAATACTGAATGCAGATTCACCGAATACCGTCTCCTATGAAAGTATACAGTTGAAGTTGAAGTTGAGAGTTGGCTGAAACAGAAACAGCCTAAGCAGTAAATGATCTATCCTATAATCGAACAATACGAGTATATACGTATATTATGTACTGATGACATGCAAAATACTCAGTTGTCATGATCCTCAGTTGCAGATGGAGGTGTTGGTGCATCGTGCGATTGAACCAAAGCGGTGAAAGGCCAGAAAAGCGGAACAGAGAATCGTCTCCCATTGTCACTTATCCTATTATCTGGAGTGCTATTATCAGAGACAAGCTTAGAGTCATCAGCCGGTAGCTGATACCTACACACGGGGCAAGAGCTATGCAGGTCAAGCCAGGGCCCGATACACATTTCATGGAACTTATGTTTACAAGGCATCTCCTTAAGGTGAGCCCCCTCGTCACAGTCATCCAAACAAACAGCACACTGCATCGGCTCGTGGATGGTGACAGAGGGGAGGGCGTCGACCACCTCTTTCTGCGCAGGCAGAGTGCCATACCGGTTGGGATCATTCTCGGACAAGTGCTGCAGCAGCAAGTCAAGACCAGGGCCAATGAAATAGTCACCGAGAGAGGCAAAGGGGGGACGGTCCCCCTGAAGCATGATGGTCTGGTTGAAGGGGTTGATCAAGATCACACGCTGTGCTTGTGCTTCTCTCTCCTGATTATGATGATCAGCCAGCATTCCAGCTTGGATGCTTTGGAGGAGCTGGAGAATGGCggctgagttcctagacctctgCCTGGTCGTGAGCTGAGCATCATCCTCAGCCTCCGTCTCCATCAAGGGACGGGGGCGGATGGGGTTAGCCATCATGCCGAGCAAGCTAGGGGCCCAGAGGGAGAGGGCGCGGTCGTTGGATTCGGAGATTTCCTCCTCGAGGAAGCCGCTGCCACAAACAGGGCATTTCATGGCTTCACTATCCGTGATGGGATTGACTGTTTGAGAGCACATGTGACACCAGTACCTCGCTTGCTCCATACTTGACATCACCTGcaataaacataaacataatacacaagttttgattttgaatgatGTGAAAACATGAAATGGATTTGGTTAGTTTTACCAAGATTGAGGTTGATAATTGGAAAAGAGTTGTCGGACAAGTCACTGACGAAGGCAGCCAGAGACAGTCGCAATCTTTTCCAAATGATGATTTGGAATGAATAAGACGATGATGAATGGATGATGATGGTGGTGATGTgattattcattttttcttaGAAGAAAAAGgaagtaataaattaatctAATCCCAATTAACACTGGATGGCGCTCCATATTCCAACTTGCAAACCGCGTTCTATCATCCAATCCATTTTCACCAACAAAAACAGTTAACTCTCATTCATCAATCCTTTCCTTAACTTTAATGGTTTATTTTTCATTATCCACTCAACGGACCTCAAATTTCAACCATTTTTAGACTCTCAAATGAAGTGTAAAAAGTACTAGGCACACTCAATTCCTAgagaattttattattaaattagaAAAATCAAGTTTTATAACAAGGCCACTTTTAATCTAAGGAAAAGGTGCAAAATGCCCCTACAAGTACGTACCTCCCTAATGTATGTTTTGGTTCAAAAACGATAGTAATCCGACCGCTGTTagtattaatttcaaattttatttttatttctaatcaTCTTTCCGACCACGTAGGCTCTTTTTGCACCCTAACTAAAATTAAGAGGTACTTGTACTTTAATATAGCACTAGATGATTATAATTGTTGCCCACTTGAAAGCATAGTGCAAGATCCATTCCTTGTTTTGATTGGTTGTTTATATCCAAAGAAAAACAAAGCCCTGGAAGATAAAGAGGTTAGTTAAAAACCAACAGCAAGACTAGTTGGAACATACATGTACACAACAAATCTTCTCCTCACATTTTAGCTGCAAAAAGAATACATGACTGATATCTGTACAAATCTTGCTTTTCCACCTATCTATCAGACTCATCTCATCTCAATGAGGAAAAACGGATCCACCAAACAAAAAGAATCATCCGCAATTGGCTCAGACCACCTGGGGCTTTCTTATATCTTTCTCAACCTGAAATTACACAAGATTTACACATGTATTTAATTTGAGAATATGTATTGACGGTTTATAATTAGATATATGGGGACCATGAGTAATCATTGAATAACAGAGGCTATTCTTTTTATCAGTTTCACAACGACGAGGTTTTACTATACTGCCATTAGGAGATGTGTAGCAAAGACTTACATCATTAGAATGAAAAGGTCTCCCTGGAGATGCATTTGGATAAACAGTTTCAGCAGTAGATTCAGAATTACCTACAGAATTGCCATGACCTGGGCCAGCCTGACATCAAAAGGAAGGCATGCAAACGTTAAAGTCATCTGTAGTACACAAAAGTATAAGGACTGCATTTCATTAGTATCAAATCATTAAAAGAGAAGATGCAAAATTCAACACAAGGCCCTTGAAAATTGCTAGGCTTAGTTAAGCAGTCCACATGGCTCCCATACCTATCAAACCTAACATGGCAATATATATACAAGCAGATTTCATGCTAGGTAAATCTTCTTGAAAAAACCCGTAAGCAGTCAACCACCAGCTCTTATTGACTAGGTGGAGATGATAATGGTTACAAAAAAACTGTACAATAAAAACTCCAAAAAAGTTCAAGGTTGATCTTTAAATTCAATGCGACTCTAGATCTCTTTCAAGCTCTATTCCACCCGTCCTTATGAATATCTGGGATGGAGAATCACTATAAGTAGATGTAAGAGACAATATACAAGATAAATATTTCTCAAAAATGACTATTAAAAATGGGTCACTCGCCCCCTTAAAAAGCCTCAAAAGGGGGGAAGGTTATCCATACGTATGTAGATTAGATGGGAttttcaccaagtcgatgtgggacaggaTTTAGACATTTAACATGCCCCCACatgtgtgggccggaatgacacattggacttccatcacgtgggtaggcaagacaAGAGATAataaccatcatcgatgtgagCTGGAATGAACATCGAACTTCCACTCGTGAGCAGATTAGAAATAAAGAgaaatccatcatcgacttggacCCGCTctaataccatattagaaatgggccactcacccccttaaaaggcctcatatggggagggttatccacacttacaTATTAGGTGGGATCTTcgccaagtcgatgtgggagaAGATTTAGACATTTAACAATGATTTTAGATAAGTCACCGGAATAAACTAAATCAATTGTTTGCGTAACA from Salvia splendens isolate huo1 chromosome 15, SspV2, whole genome shotgun sequence encodes the following:
- the LOC121767099 gene encoding E3 ubiquitin-protein ligase SIRP1-like; its protein translation is MSSMEQARYWCHMCSQTVNPITDSEAMKCPVCGSGFLEEEISESNDRALSLWAPSLLGMMANPIRPRPLMETEAEDDAQLTTRQRSRNSAAILQLLQSIQAGMLADHHNQEREAQAQRVILINPFNQTIMLQGDRPPFASLGDYFIGPGLDLLLQHLSENDPNRYGTLPAQKEVVDALPSVTIHEPMQCAVCLDDCDEGAHLKEMPCKHKFHEMCIGPWLDLHSSCPVCRYQLPADDSKLVSDNSTPDNRISDNGRRFSVPLFWPFTALVQSHDAPTPPSATEDHDN